Within Babylonia areolata isolate BAREFJ2019XMU chromosome 3, ASM4173473v1, whole genome shotgun sequence, the genomic segment TGCACGAGGTGGGCGGGGACTCGCCCCGCAAGCCCTGCTCGCCCCAGGTGGTGTTCTGTGCGGGAGGCTACCTGCGGCAGTCGCTCAGCAACTTTGAGTGCTACAACCCCAAGACTCAGCAGTGGCACCGCCTGCCGGACCTGCCCACGCCTCGCAGCGGTCTGGGGGCCGTGTTGGTCAGGGGGTCCCTCTATGTGGTGGGCGGGCGCAACAACTCCCCTGAGGGCAACATGGACTCGAATGCGCTGACCATGTACGACACGATGCGGGCCATGTGGGTGCCACGGGGCCCCATGACAGTGCCCAGGaaccgggtgggggtgggtgtcatCGACAACATGATCTACGCTGTGGGCGGCTCGCAGGGACAGACACATCACAACTCAGCCGAAAGGTAACTATCAGCATGGatgtgtgcctgcttgtgtgttgGAGATGAACCTGCTTGTTTCAAaggtatgcatgtttgtgtgttggaggtgTTCCTGCTTGTGTCAGaggtatgcatgtttgtgtgtgtgtgtgttggtggtgtaccTGCTTGTGTCAGAggaatacatgtttgtgtgttggtggtgcaCCTGTTTGTGTTGGaggtatacatgtttgtgtgttggtggtgtaccTGCTTGTGTTGGAggtatacatgtttgtgtttgtattggtGGTGTACCTGCTTGCGTTGGAggtgttctctttgtgtgtgtgtgtgttggaggtgtacctgcttgtgtgtgtgttttggaggtgtacctgtttgtgtttgtgttggaggtGAACCTGCTTGCATTGACggtatacatgtttgtgtatgtgttggtggtgTACCTGCTTGTGTTGGAggtgttctctttgtgtgtgtgtgttggaggtgtacctgcttgtgtgtgtgttttggaggtgtacctgtttgtgtttgtgttggaggtgtacctgcttgtgtgtgcgtgtgttggaggtgtaccgtttgtgtgtgtgtgttgggggtgtacCTGTTTGTATATGTTAGAGAGATTTTCATGTGTTGGGTGTGGTGCATATGTGCCCTGAAAAAGTTATGTGCAAGTCATGTAGATGATTGACAGAAAGTGAGTTAAGACAGTTTCCTCTCACCTTGATTGTATTGGGGATTCGGGATGATCACCTGAAGCAGTCACATATCATTAATTCTATTAATCATCCTACCAAGAGGTGTCATGCCAGAATTTGACCGTCTGATCCAGTGAACAGGGTTGAAGGCCCATTTTCAAGTTGATGTGGTGTCCTGGAGAAAGGCAGTTTACTGTTCACTGCAGTTTTcttctctccacccaggtgtgaatgggtacctgacttcacttggggaaggagaggatggggtgCCTTCCCAAGCCAAGCCCAAGATGATAGTGGATATGTATATCATAGGAATTGACTGGCCCAGTAGCGGTAAAAAGGCTGTGTGGTGATATGTGTGTGAAGCATGCGGATGAGAAGGGGGAGTGTTTTGGGGAGTGCAGTGTATCCAGCACACTGTATACAAGTCAGCCTGtcacagtgatgcttccttgaccGACAGCCTGTTGCTGAAGGCACCATGTGTTTGTCACATGATAAAAGGTGTCAGACCTTATTACATTAATTCCATTAATTTTCCGTCTTCATTTGCACAGAAATTGTTTTCCTTTAATGTTTTCCATTCATCACCCAAAGCATATTTCATGTGTTTGTAAATTGATGGACTGTTCTTGAATTTATGTACCATGgtaatttttgtttcattttcagtcatTGATCTAATTAATTTTTAATGttaatgtcacacacacgcatgcatgcacaaaaatatgtgtgtgtgtgtggtgtgtgtgtgtgagtgtgtgtgtgtgtgtgtatgtgtgtgtgtgtgtgtgtgtgtgtgtgtgtatgaggtgcaagtcgtgtgtgtgtgtgcagacattttTGTCTGTAGCTATATTATTCATAtgtatggtgtatgtatgtgtatgtgtgtgtgtgtgcacatgtatatatatctaatggatagacagatatagaaataGTGAAGGTGAGTTTATTTTCTGTCACCAGGTATGATGCGGAGACAGACTCGTGGACAGCCATCAGCAGTATGACGACGCGCCGCATTGGTGTGGGCTGTGCGGTGGTGAACCGCCTGTTGTTTGCCGTGGGCGGTTTTGACGGTGCAAACCGTCTGAGCAGTGTGGAGTGCTACGATCCGGAGATGAATGAGTGGCGACAGGTGGCCCCCATGAACACCATGCGCAGCGGGGCTGGTCAGTGCTCTCCCTTGGTCCTGTCACTTCACCTTGTCATGCTCTCTGTCATTGTTTTGCCGTCCTGTTTGTcatatttttggtattctttgcTCCCTTGTCATCAGCATCATTTCAGTCGGCGGCATTACTACCATGTTGCTCATTGCAAGCccccggtgtatgtgtgtgtttgccctgTTGGTTACAGTGATTGCTTCCATCTTTAGGAGTGGTGGATTAGTGGTGGATTAGTGGTAAACACTCTTCCATCTTTAGGAGTGATGGATTAGTGGTAAACACTCTTTCATCTTTAGGGGTGGTGGATTAGTGGTAAATACTCTTTCATCTTTAGGAGTGGTGGATTAGTGGTAAACACTCTTTCATCTTTAGGGGTGGTGGATTAGTGGTAAACACTTCCATCTTTAAGAGTGGTGGGTTAGTGGTGGATTAGTGGGTAAACACTCTTTCATTTTTAGGAGTGGTGGAATAGTGGTAAACACTCTTTCATCTTTAGGGGTAGTGGATTAGTGGTAAACAACACATCCACCCCAAAGGGAGAGAATCTGGGTGCATGGGATTGATCCCCAAACTgaccagtgttttctcccccttcactagaccttgaggtgggtggtggtggtggtggtgtgtatatgtgtgtgaccggtgtgatgacagtgtgtgtgtgtgtgacgtgtgatgacggtgtgtgtgtgtgtgtgacaggtgtgatgacggtgtgtgtgtgtgtgtgtgtgtgtgtgacaggtgtgatgacggtgtgtgtgtgtgtaacaggtgtgatgacggtgtgtgtgtgtgtgtgtgtgtgacaggtgtgatgacggtgtgtgtgtgtgtgacaggtgtgatgacggtgtgtgtgtgtgacaggtgtgatgatggtgtgtgtgtttgtgtgtgtgtgtgaggtgtgataatggggtgtgtgtgtgtgtgtgtgtgtgtgtgtgtgtgtgtgtaacaggtgtgataatggtgtgtatatgtgacaggtgtgataatggtgtgtgtgtgtgacaggtgtggtaatggtgtgtgtgtatgagtgtgtgtgtgtgacaggtgtgataatggtgtgtgtgtgtgtgtgtgtgacaggtgtgataatggtgtgtgtgtgtgtgtgtgtgtgtgtgtgtgtgtgacaggtgtgataatggtgtgtgtgtgtgtgtgacaggtgtgataatggtgtgtgtgtgtgtgacaggtgtgataatggtgtgtatgtgtgacaggtgtgataatggtgtgtgtgtgtgacaggtttggtaatgatgtgtgtatgtgacaggtgtggtaatggtgtgtgtgtgtgtgtgtgtgtgacaggtgtgataatggtgtgcgtgtgtgtatgtgtgtgtgtgtgcgtgacaggtgtgataatggtgtgtgtgcgtatgtgtgacagatgtgataatggtgtgtgtgtgtgtgacaggtgtgataatggtgtgtgtgtgtgtgtgacaggtttggtaatggtgtgtgtgtgtgacaggtgtggtaatggtgtgtatgtgtgacaggtgtgataatggtgtatgtgtgtgtgtgtgtgtgtgtgacaggtatgataatggtgtgtgtgtgacaggtgtgataatggtgtgtgtgtgacaggtgtagtggtgtgtatgtgtgacaggtgtgataatggtgtgtgtatgtgtgtgtgtgtgtgacaggtgtgatcatggtgtgtgtgacaggtgtgatcatggtgtgtgtgacaggtgtgataatggtgtgtgtatgtgtgccaggtGTGAtaatggtgtatgtatgtgtgccaggTGTGATAatggtgtatgtatatgtatgtgtgccagGTGCCAGGTGTgataatggtatatatatatatatatatgtatgtgtgccagGTGTGAtaatggtgtatgtatgtgtatgtgtgccaggtGTGATAatggtgtatgtgtatttgtgccaGGTGTgataattgtgtatgtgtgccagatGTGATAATCATAATGGTGTTGTATTTGTACCAGGTGTGATAATGGTTATgtatgtgtgacaggtgtgatactggtgtgtgtatgtgtgccaggtGGGAtactggtgtatgtatgtgtgccaggTGGGAtactggtgtatgtatgtgtgccaggTGTCATACGTTTCTTGTGTATGACAGGTGTGATAGCCATGGACTCCCACATCTACGCGGTGGGGGGCTATGACAGCGCCTGTCAGCTGCGATCAGTGGAGCGCTACAGTCTGGAACGCGATGTGTGGGAGTTTGTGTCCCCCATGAACAGTCCTCGCTCTGCACTCAGTGTGGCCGTTGTCTGTAACCGTCTGTATGCCTTGGGTGAGTCCTGTGGTGTGTAACTGTATGCCCTGTGTGAGTCCTGTGATGTCTGTATGCCCTGGGTGAGTCCTGTGGTGTGTAACTGTGTGCCCTGTGTGAGTCCTGTGATGTCTGTATGCCCTGGGTGAGTCCTGTGGTGTGTAACTGTGTGCCCTGTGTGAGTACTGTGATGTCTGTATGCCCTGGGTGAGTCCTGTGGTGTGTAACTGTGTGCCCTGTGTGAGTCCTGTGATGTCTGTATGCCCTGGGTGAGTCCTGTGATGTCTGTATGCCCTGGGTGAGTCCTGTGATGTCTGCATGCCCTGGGTGAGTCCTGTGGTAGCTGTAGGGTAGCGTTTGTATTGTGGTACTGTCTTGGGTGATCTATTATTTTGAAAAGATTTATTTTATATCCTCCCCAGCAGGATTTTGAATTGTGTTCCTTAAAGgttgataatgaaacaaaagGACTATGATGATGTAAGTGGCATAATGAAGAATCgtaacattgtgtgtgcatgattatgaCACTTTTGttttgagtgtatgtatgtgtgcgtgtgtgtgtgtgtgcgatgcatacatgtacatctttgtgtgtgcatgtgtgcttttcTTGAAGTGTTGATGTGACTGACAGTGTCAGCATGCAGTGACAGTGTACAGCCAATACCAATGGCAAAGAAGCCCACACCtgtgaccatgacgatgatggcaACCGGTGTGTTGCGGTGTTTCAGGTGGCTATGATGGCACGGACTTCCTTACCTCTGTGGAGATGTACAACCCTGACAACAACGAGTGGACAGAGATCACCAACATGACCTGTGGCCGCAGTGGCCATGGTGTGGCCGTGGGGGCCGAACCTTCCCTCAGATAACCCACGGCACAGTGGACACAgtgtcctgtgtggtgtgtgtgtgtgtgacaacagtgaGAACTGGCTTGGTGATCAACAgaccactgtgtggtgtgtgtatgtgacaacaGCGAGAACTGGCTTGTGATCAGCAgaccactgtgtggtgtgtgtatgaacagTGGTCAGTGTGGGATGGATCGTGATCAACAgaccactgtgtggtgtgtgtatgaacagTGGTCAGTGTGGGATGGATCGTGATCAACAgaccactgtgtggtgtgtgtatgaacagTGGTCAGTGTGGGATGGATCGTGATCAACAGaccactgtgtagtgtgtgtatgaacaGTGGTCAGTGTGGGATGGATCGTGATCAACAgaccactgtgtggtgtgtgtatgaacagTGGTCAGTGTGGGATGGATCGTGATCAACAGaccactgtgtagtgtgtggtcagtgtgggatgGATCATGATCAACAgaccactgtgtggtgtgtgtatgaacagTGGTCAGTGTGGGATGGATCGTGATCAACAgaccactgtgtggtgtgtgtatgaacagTGGTCAGTGTGGGATGGATCGTGATCAACAGaccactgtgtagtgtgtggtcagtgtgggatgGATCATGATCAACAGaccactgtgtagtgtgtggtcagtgtgggatgGATCGTGATCAACAgaccactgtgtggtgtgtgtatgaacagTGGTCAGTGTGGGATGGATCGTGATCAACAgaccactgtgtggtgtgtggtcagtgtgggatgGATCGTGATCAACAgaccactgtgtggtgtgtgtatgaacagTGGTCAGTGTGGGATGGATCGTGATCAACAgaccactgtgtggtgtgtggtcagtgtgggatgGATCATGATCAACAgaccactgtgtggtgtgtgtatgaacagTGGTCAGTGTGGGATGGATCATGATCAACAgaccactgtgtggtgtgtgtatgaacagTGGTCAGTGTGGGATGGATCGTGATCAACAgaccactgtgtggtgtgtggtcagtgtgggatgGATCATGATCAACAgaccactgtgtggtgtgtgtatgaacagTGGTCAGTGTGGGATGGATCGTGATCAACAGACCACTGTGTGGTGCAGTTAATCATCTGATGGAGGTGCTGTGTTTCTGTTGGTCAGAATtgttatgcagtgtgttcagagtGGGGCGTGGTGCTGTGTTCCCAAGAAATGCAGTGTACTCCTGATGTACCTCACTCTACCCAGATGTGAATGGCTACTTAggtttggttggggaaggttgagaagggcaggagaggattgggccccgccttcctgtacccagccctagacacagtggatgtgaattcactgccttcctgtacccagccctagacacagtggatgtgaattcactgccttcctgttcccagccctagacacagtggatgtgaattcactgccccagtggttGTAAATGTTGCTGGATCTAACCTTACTGCATCTGAAAGGCTACTGAACCGCTTGTCTCTTACATCagctgggtgggaggggagggggtcagctGTCAGCAGTAAAATATGGAATGTTTTTTTGTGAGCGGTAAACTTGTATGATTTACCGTGAGCAGTAAAATAAGGAATATTTCTTGTGAGTGGTAAACTTGTATAATTTCCTGTGACTGGACTGTGTGTCTAGGAACAATACCTCTGACTGGACTGTGTGTGTAGGAACAGTACCTCtgactggactgtgtgtgtgtaggaacagtACCTCtgactggactgtgtgtgtgtaggaacagtACCTCTGACTGGACTGTGTGTGTAGGAACAGTACCTCTGACTGGACTGTGTGTGTAGGAACAGTACCCCTGACTGGACTGTGTGTGTAGGAACAGTACCCCtgactggactgtgtgtgtgtaggaacagtACCTCtgactggactgtgtgtgtgaaggaacagTACCTCTgacaatactctgtgtgtgtgtaggaacagtACCCCtgactggactgtgtgtgtgaaggaacagTACCTCTgacaatactctgtgtgtgtgtaggaacagtACCCCtgactggactgtgtgtgtgcaggaacagTACCTCtgactggactgtgtgtgtgaaggaacagTACCTCTgacaatactctgtgtgtgtgtaggaacagtACCTCtgactggactgtgtgtgtgtgtaggaacagtACGTCTGACTGGACTGTGTGTGAAGGAACAATACCTCTgacaatactctgtgtgtgtgtgtgtgtgtgtgtgtgtgtgtgtgtaagaacagtACCTctgactggagtgtgtgtgtgaaggaacagTACCTCTgataatactctgtgtgtgtgaaggaacatTACCTCTgacaatactctgtgtgtgtgaaggaacagTACCTCTgacaatactctgtgtgtgtgaaggaacagTACCTCTaactctactctgtgtgtgtgtaggaacagcACCTctgactactgtgtgtgtgtgtaggaacagtACCTCTGActctactctctgtgtgtgcaggaacagtacctctgactgtgtgtgtgtgtaggaacagtACCTCTGACTGGACTCTCTTTCTGCAAGAACAGTACCTCTTATGACACTCACAGGGCCATGTTTTAGAACGTTGCCCTAGTTGACCTGTCAACAGTAGTAACCCTGACTGGAGAACTTTTCACAGCCAAGAAAGGGCCTGAACTCTGGGGCAGTTAGCTCCCCTACTGTACTgctgggaaggggaagggacacAACTCCAGCCATTCTACAGGATACTGTTAGAACCCACAGTTACCATACTGCAGTTGTTGGACTGTGCTGGGCAAtagctgtgtctctgtttttactAGTGAACCCACAGTTACAACACAGCAGTTGTAGGACTGTGCTGGGCGAtagctgtgtctctgtttttactAGTGAACTCACAGTTACCACATAGCAGTTGTAGGACTGTGCTGGGTGAtagctgtgtctctgtttttactAGTGAACCCAGTTACCACACAGCAGTTGTAGGACTGTGCTGGGCAATAGCTGTGTCTCTGCGCTGACTTGTGAACCAACAGTTACcatactcttgtgtgtgtgtgtgtgtggaaagatagGTGGACAGCAGGAAGATGATGGTGCCTAATGCTGGCAGACAGGAGAGCTGCTGTGCTGAAAACCTGATATGTTGACACTGGGTGTGGACTGAACACAGATAAAGCCAGTGCGGATGATTCAGGATTGATAATCCTGTGTTCCTCTGGACCTTTCCACACTTTGCTTCAATAATGTCAAGTGAAAGTGAAGCCACTTTGTTTTTAGAGCCGCATTTGCAGTCTTGTTATCTTGAGATTGCACAATTATATTGGTGATATACATTCTGCTGGCTTTTATACTTAATGTTTAATCTCTGAGCACTTTTCTTCTGAGTTTGTAGGCTTCATCtgtcacatgtatacatgtatataatatgTTGTATAAGgggcttttatgtgcataaaggtttttaccttgccatgaaGACAACTGTAccttgtttttgtgagtgtgcatgctgaGTCTGTTCTGTTCCATAACCCAGAAAACACAGACATGGGTGATGGGATCTTTAACCCAcatctttgatcttctgcatgcttacACACAGGTTGTGATTTAGGGCACCAACagttctgcacatctgttgacctgggagactggaaaaacttccaccctttacccaccaggcatcacAACCAGGATTAAAGcccaggacactcagattgaaattGCAACCTGTTAACCATTTTTCCCTTGTGGTCATCTCTCCTGCTGGTTGTGATGTTTGTGGttacctctctgagcaggcagtgtgtctgtcatcacagtgtgTGGGAGTGTTCCCTCTCTGAGCAGGtagtgtgtctgtcatcacagtgtgTGGGAGTGTTACCTCTCTGATCAGGtagtgtgtctgtcatcacagtgtgtgggggtgttacctctctgagcaggtagtgtgtctgtcatcacagtgtgTGGGAGTGTTCCCTCTCTGAGCAGGtagtgtgtctgtcatcacagtgtgtgggagttttacctctctgagcaggtagtgtgtctgtcatcacagtgtgtgggagtgttacctctctgagcaggcagtgtgtctgtcatcacagtgtgTGGGAGTGTTCCCTCTCTAAGCAGGtagtgtgtctgtcatcacagtgtgtgggagtgttacctctctgagcaggtagtgtgtctgtcatcacagtgtgTGGGAGTGTTCCCTCTCTGAGGAGGtagtgtgtctgtcatcacagtgtgTGGGAGTGTTCCCTCTCTCAGCAGGtagtgtgtctgtcatcacagtgtgtgggagttttacctctctgagcaggtagtgtgtctgtcatcacagtgtgTGGGAGTGTTCCCTCTCTGAGCAGGtagtgtgtctgtcatcacagtgtgtgggagttttacctctctgagcaggtagtgtgtctgtcatcacagtgtgtgggagtgttacctctctgagcaggcagtgtgtctgtcatcacagtgtgtgggagtgttccctctctgagcaggcagtgtgtctgtcatcacagtgttTGGGAGAGttacctctctgagcaggcagtgtgtctgtcatcacagtgtgtgggagtgttacctctctgagcaggcagtgtgtctgtcatcacagtgtgTGGGAGTGTTCCCTCTCTAAGCAGGtagtgtgtctgtcatcacagtgtgtgggagtgttacctctctgagcaggtagtgtgtctgtcatcacagtgtgtgggagtgttccctctctgagcaggcagtgtgtctgtcatcacagtgttTGGGAGTGTTCCCTCTCTAAGCAGGtagtgtgtctgtcatcacagtgtgtgggagtgttacctctctgagcaggtagtgtgtctgtcatcacagtgtgtgggagtgttccctctctgagcaggcagtgtgtctgtcatcacagtgtgTGGGAGTGTTCCCTCTCTCAGCAGGtagtgtgtctgtcatcacagtgtgtgggagtgttacctctctgagcaggtagtgtgtctgtcatcacagtgtgtgggagtgttccctctctgagcaggcagtgtgtctgtcatcacagtgttTGGGAGTGTTCCCTCTCTCAGCAGGCAGTGTGTCTGTCATCAAAGTGTGTGGGAGAGttacctctctgagcaggcatgtgtctgtcatcacagtgtgtgggagggttacctctctgagcaggcagtgtgtctgtcatcacagtgtgtgggagtgttccctctctgagcaggcagtgtgtctgtcatcacaatgtgtgtgagtgagaaaagTTGACAGGCAAAACACACATCAGCATTCCTCATATCCAGAGCAGTCAGTCAGGAGGTGTTCAGAAATACAGTGACTTGAGGCTGTTGGATAATGGCACTGACTTTTTTTCTGAGGTTGTTTGAGCCAAGGGCTGAGTTCtgatgactgttgtgttgatggttGATGTGGTTTGTGACACATTGACTGAAGTGATGActgctgtgttgatgtggttTGTGACAAATGACTGAAGGGTTGAGTTCTGATGActgctgtgttgatgtggttTGTGACATAATTGAGTGAAGGGTTGAGTTCTGATGACTGCAGTGCTGATGTGGTTTGTGACACATTGAGTTGAAGGGCTGAGTTCtgatgactgttgtgttgatgtggtttGTGACGCATTGACTGAAGGGTCGAGTGCTGATGACTGCTGTGCTGATGTGGTTTGTGACACAGTTACAGTCATAAGTGCCATACATAGTGCAGCATGGTTCACTGTAGGTGTAGTGACTgcactgtggcagaatcagttGGACCTGTGATCGAGTGTTCAGCAGTCATCAGGttccaggccctgtttcagcatggtgtggtgtccttgggaaagtcaCTGTGCTCccattgtcctcactccacccaggtgtgaacaggcACTTGACTTCAGTCAAGGAAGGtaaaaatggtggaaggagaggattgggaccCACCTTACCATGACGAGTCCTGGACCCAATTGATTTAATCATCCGACCCAATGGCCATGAAAGGCTACAGGACTTTGAACCTTTTGATTTAAGTGACTTTGTAGTGTTTGTGGTTGGACGAGAAGCAGTACAATGTTTGATGTGGGAAGAGGGGCTGGAGGAATGCGTATTGTATAATGCTATGTGGTTTACTGATGTAGAGTTAGATGGGCACAATTGCCAAGAGGTTTacacattggactttcaatctgagggtctggggttcgaatctcagtaacggtgcctggtgggtaaagggtggagatttttccaatctcccaggtcagcatatatatatgcagacctcTGGATCTCTCCCTCTTGACCCTGCAGGTGGAGAGTGGAGCTCTGTGTGTCAGATGGTGTCCCCAGCTTGTGGACATTGTTCTGGAAATGGCCTTTTTCCTCTCCTCACTTTGTTTCTgacttgttccttttctttctgtcctctcctTCTGCATCTTGTGCATGTCCCAGTCCGTTCACCTGAAGATCAATACAAGTCTGTTTTTCACAGAA encodes:
- the LOC143279902 gene encoding kelch-like ECH-associated protein 1, with amino-acid sequence MAQAPSLSSACYRPKPMMTQQKPGDGSMHFTIMKHSKEALEVMQALRRAVKLCDVTLVVGTEKLHAHKLVLASASPYFRAMFTGGMREEEMSTIPLHGISPCTLAKLMDFAYTAEIHISESNVCHLLPAATMLQMSHVVEACSVFLEHQLESSNCIGIANFAAEHGCMELEVKARKFILKHFCDVIQSEEFLTLSFCQVSSLLKQDELNIKCESEVYQAVIRWVQHEMDSRLCKLEYLLQAVRLTNLAPCFLEKQLQYCPILKKRPQCLQTLQEKLKKLKLHEVGGDSPRKPCSPQVVFCAGGYLRQSLSNFECYNPKTQQWHRLPDLPTPRSGLGAVLVRGSLYVVGGRNNSPEGNMDSNALTMYDTMRAMWVPRGPMTVPRNRVGVGVIDNMIYAVGGSQGQTHHNSAERYDAETDSWTAISSMTTRRIGVGCAVVNRLLFAVGGFDGANRLSSVECYDPEMNEWRQVAPMNTMRSGAGVIAMDSHIYAVGGYDSACQLRSVERYSLERDVWEFVSPMNSPRSALSVAVVCNRLYALGGYDGTDFLTSVEMYNPDNNEWTEITNMTCGRSGHGVAVGAEPSLR
- the LOC143280273 gene encoding uncharacterized protein LOC143280273, with amino-acid sequence MVEFSDLIHIRYRERLQGIPAGNHLTAAPWNQQQSRPIVLHKGHNPKTWEAQVFGNVLKHGPVSVIRGTVLAERESSQRYCSYTHTQSEVLFLHTQRVESEVLFLHTHTVVRGAVPTHTQSRVRGTVPSHTQSIVRGTVPSHTQSIVRGNVPSHTQSIIRGTVPSHTHSSQRYCSYTHTHTHTHTHTEYCQRYCSFTHSPVRRTVPTHTHSPVRGTVPTHTQSIVRGTVPSHTQSSQRYCSCTHTVQSGVLFLHTHRVLSEVLFLHTHSPVRGTVPTHTQSIVRGTVPSHTQSSQRYCSYTHTVQSGVLFLHTQSSQGYCSYTHSPVRGTVPTHTVQSEVLFLHTHSPVRGTVPTHTQSSQRYCS